Proteins co-encoded in one Paenarthrobacter ureafaciens genomic window:
- the ligD gene encoding non-homologous end-joining DNA ligase: MTPSKTPAEILTIDDVDVRVSSPDKLVFPEPGLTKLDLVRYYLSVAEGALRGAGGRPMVLKRFPKGIDAEPFFQKRVPENHPPFIDTATLHYSSGTSAEEAVIRDAAGLAWVVNLGCLDLNPHPVRAEDLDHPDELRIDLDPMPGVDWKQIVDVAYVAREVLDDVGLVGWPKTSGSRGLHIMVRIAPDHDYRQVRLAAETLAREVGNRAPGLATARWWKEERGESVFVDFNQNAKDRTVASAYSIRPLPDARVSTPLTWKELATIRPDQFTVLTVPGRYKDIGDPHDGIDQAPGNLEGLLALAEELGPAEKAPRAGDGSGRRKSTMPLIEVARTKTKPEALEALEEWKANHADVVPELHPADVLVDGMRGSSSLWYRVRVNLQHVPEDKRPQQEKLIADYDPWAGKEWSGGPER, encoded by the coding sequence TCCGCGTCTCCAGTCCGGACAAGCTGGTCTTCCCGGAGCCGGGACTCACCAAACTGGACCTTGTCCGGTACTACCTGTCGGTTGCCGAAGGCGCACTCCGTGGAGCCGGCGGGCGGCCCATGGTCCTCAAGCGCTTCCCCAAGGGCATCGACGCGGAGCCGTTCTTCCAGAAGCGCGTTCCGGAGAACCACCCACCCTTCATCGACACCGCAACACTGCATTACTCCTCCGGCACTTCGGCCGAGGAAGCCGTGATACGGGACGCCGCCGGTCTCGCGTGGGTGGTGAACCTTGGCTGCCTTGACCTCAACCCCCATCCCGTGCGGGCCGAAGACCTCGACCACCCCGACGAACTCCGGATCGACCTTGATCCGATGCCGGGCGTGGACTGGAAACAAATAGTGGATGTCGCCTACGTGGCTCGGGAGGTGCTGGACGACGTCGGACTGGTTGGCTGGCCCAAGACCAGTGGCTCCCGCGGACTCCACATCATGGTCCGGATAGCGCCGGACCATGACTACCGGCAGGTCCGGCTGGCTGCCGAAACCCTCGCGCGCGAAGTCGGGAACCGGGCGCCCGGGCTGGCCACGGCCCGGTGGTGGAAAGAGGAACGGGGCGAGAGCGTATTTGTTGACTTCAACCAGAACGCCAAAGACCGCACCGTGGCCTCCGCCTACTCCATCAGGCCCCTGCCGGACGCCAGGGTCTCCACGCCACTGACGTGGAAAGAACTAGCAACCATCCGGCCGGACCAGTTCACAGTCCTCACCGTCCCTGGCAGGTACAAGGACATCGGCGATCCCCACGATGGCATCGACCAAGCCCCGGGAAACCTGGAGGGCCTCCTCGCGCTCGCGGAGGAATTGGGCCCGGCGGAAAAGGCACCCAGGGCAGGCGACGGGTCCGGACGCCGGAAATCGACCATGCCGCTCATCGAAGTAGCCCGGACCAAAACCAAGCCGGAAGCCCTCGAAGCCCTGGAGGAGTGGAAAGCCAACCACGCGGACGTCGTTCCCGAGTTGCATCCGGCGGACGTCCTGGTGGATGGGATGCGCGGCTCAAGCTCGCTCTGGTACCGCGTTCGGGTGAACCTCCAGCATGTCCCCGAGGACAAGCGGCCACAGCAGGAGAAGCTGATCGCTGACTACGATCCGTGGGCGGGCAAGGAGTGGTCCGGCGGACCGGAGAGGTAA
- a CDS encoding pyruvate dehydrogenase, protein MAKELATQLIEQLQAAGVQRIYGIVGDSLNPLVDAVRQTGGSAQGGIDWIHVRHEEAAAFAAAAEAQLTGKLAVCAGSCGPGNLHLINGLYDANRTGAPVLAIASHIPSKQIGSGFFQETHPDRLFNECSVYSELVSTTDQAPRVMHSAIQNAVALRGVAVVTLPGDIAGLEATASTPLPATFRPASLVPDPASVQELADAINDAGKVAIFAGAGVEGAHSELIALAELAKAPIGHSLRGKDFVQYDNPFDIGMTGLLGYGAAAEGIEDADLLVLLGTDFPYDQFLPETRTAQVDRAAQRLGRRTDVDIAVQGDVLPTLTALLPLVKPKSSRRFLDQMLKKHDRLMNKAVGAYTRKVEKKQPIHPEYAASLLDQVAAEDAIFTADTGMCNVWTARYINPLGTRRLIGSFLHGSMANALPHAIGAQLAYPGRQVVSVSGDGGLSMLLGELITVAAHKLPVKVVVFNNSTLGMVKLEMLVDGLPDFGVDVPDANYAAVAKALGFHAVRVTDPADIESAYREAFAHPGPALVELITDPQALSIPPKISGSQVIGFATAMSKVVLNRGAGEAVSMARSNLRNIPRR, encoded by the coding sequence ATGGCCAAAGAGCTTGCAACCCAACTCATCGAACAACTCCAAGCTGCCGGAGTGCAGCGTATCTACGGGATCGTGGGCGACAGCCTCAACCCCCTCGTCGATGCTGTCCGGCAGACCGGCGGCTCCGCCCAAGGGGGTATCGATTGGATCCACGTCCGGCATGAAGAAGCTGCCGCGTTCGCCGCAGCGGCCGAAGCGCAACTCACCGGAAAGCTGGCCGTGTGTGCCGGTTCCTGCGGCCCCGGCAACCTCCACCTGATCAATGGCCTCTATGACGCCAACCGTACCGGCGCCCCGGTGCTGGCGATTGCCTCCCACATCCCAAGCAAGCAAATAGGCAGCGGGTTCTTCCAGGAGACCCACCCGGACCGGCTCTTCAACGAATGCTCGGTGTACTCCGAACTGGTGAGCACCACCGACCAGGCGCCGCGCGTCATGCATAGCGCCATCCAAAATGCCGTCGCGTTGAGGGGCGTCGCCGTCGTCACTCTGCCCGGTGACATTGCGGGCCTGGAAGCCACGGCTTCAACGCCACTTCCGGCGACGTTCCGCCCCGCCAGTTTGGTTCCGGATCCGGCCAGCGTGCAGGAACTCGCCGATGCCATCAACGACGCCGGCAAGGTCGCCATTTTTGCCGGCGCGGGCGTCGAGGGAGCACACAGCGAGTTGATTGCCCTGGCTGAGTTGGCGAAGGCTCCGATCGGGCATTCCCTGCGCGGCAAGGATTTTGTCCAGTACGACAACCCGTTCGACATTGGCATGACGGGACTGCTCGGCTACGGAGCCGCGGCCGAAGGCATTGAAGACGCTGACCTGCTGGTCCTCCTGGGAACCGACTTTCCCTATGACCAGTTCCTTCCGGAGACCCGCACGGCGCAGGTAGACCGCGCCGCCCAGCGATTGGGGAGGCGGACCGACGTCGACATCGCCGTCCAGGGTGATGTGCTCCCCACCCTCACTGCGCTCCTGCCCCTGGTGAAGCCGAAGTCGAGCCGCCGCTTTCTGGACCAGATGCTCAAGAAACACGACCGCTTGATGAACAAGGCTGTGGGAGCCTACACGCGGAAGGTGGAGAAGAAACAGCCCATCCACCCGGAATACGCGGCGTCGTTGTTGGACCAGGTGGCCGCCGAGGATGCGATCTTCACTGCGGACACCGGCATGTGCAATGTGTGGACGGCGCGCTACATCAACCCTTTGGGGACCCGCCGGCTGATTGGGTCGTTCCTTCACGGTTCCATGGCCAATGCCCTCCCGCACGCCATTGGAGCGCAATTGGCCTATCCGGGCCGCCAGGTGGTGTCGGTCTCCGGCGACGGGGGACTGTCCATGCTGCTGGGTGAACTCATCACCGTGGCTGCCCACAAGTTGCCCGTGAAGGTGGTCGTGTTCAACAACTCCACGTTGGGCATGGTGAAACTGGAGATGCTGGTGGATGGCCTGCCCGACTTCGGGGTGGACGTCCCGGATGCCAACTATGCCGCTGTGGCCAAAGCACTCGGTTTTCACGCGGTGCGGGTGACGGACCCGGCAGACATTGAGTCAGCCTACCGGGAAGCGTTCGCACATCCCGGCCCCGCACTCGTGGAACTGATCACCGATCCGCAGGCGCTGTCCATCCCTCCGAAGATCTCCGGCTCGCAGGTCATCGGTTTCGCCACGGCCATGTCCAAGGTGGTGCTGAACCGCGGAGCGGGGGAGGCCGTCAGCATGGCCCGCAGCAACCTCCGCAACATTCCGCGCCGCTAG
- a CDS encoding DUF2945 domain-containing protein gives MTLSKGTHVEWNTSQGATHGKIVEKKTSDFELEGNTHRASEDEPQYIVESDKTGARAAHKASALTEKK, from the coding sequence ATGACGCTAAGCAAAGGCACGCACGTCGAATGGAACACGTCCCAGGGCGCGACGCACGGGAAAATCGTCGAGAAGAAGACGTCCGACTTCGAACTCGAAGGCAACACGCACCGGGCCAGCGAGGATGAGCCGCAATACATCGTGGAGTCGGACAAGACCGGTGCCCGTGCGGCGCATAAAGCCTCGGCCCTGACCGAGAAGAAGTAG
- a CDS encoding fumarylacetoacetate hydrolase family protein → MEQVTSDTLAAARKVIAVHINYPSRAAQRGRTPAQPSYFLKPPSSLSLGSPDAPGTVERPAGCELLGYEGEIALVIGKAARRVGLEDAWSHVAAVTASNDLGVYDLRYADKGSNLRSKGGDGFTPVGPALIPADAVDPSKLRIRTWHNGQLVQDDTTEDLLFPFAQLVADLSQLLTLEEGDIILTGTPAGASVAVPGDVVEIEVTGGDFSTGRLTTKVTEGTTPFADFGAGPKTDDTQREEAYGSREAAGLAPAEPAAAASVLTPELKAKLESVATATLSSQLRKRGLNNVSIDGLQATRPDRKVVGLARTLRYVPNREDLFKTHGGGFNAQKRAIDSVNEGEILVMEARGEKGTGTVGDILALRAQVRGAAAIITDGGVRDYSAVADLDMPTYFANPHPAVLGRRHIPWDTDITIACGGATVQPGDIIVADSDGILVIPPAIAEELVDDCIAQEKEEVFIFEMVKQGNSVDGLYPMNKEWQARYAEWLSLQATEGAHGD, encoded by the coding sequence TTGGAACAGGTCACATCGGACACCCTGGCGGCAGCGCGCAAGGTGATTGCGGTCCACATCAACTACCCCAGCCGGGCTGCGCAGCGTGGGCGGACTCCGGCGCAACCGTCGTACTTCCTGAAGCCGCCGTCGTCGTTGTCCCTGGGTTCCCCCGACGCTCCCGGCACCGTTGAACGCCCTGCCGGCTGTGAGCTGCTCGGTTACGAGGGCGAGATCGCACTGGTGATCGGCAAAGCTGCCCGCCGCGTTGGCTTGGAGGATGCGTGGAGCCACGTTGCCGCCGTCACGGCTTCCAACGACCTCGGCGTGTACGACCTTCGCTACGCGGACAAGGGTTCCAACCTCCGCTCCAAGGGCGGTGACGGCTTCACGCCCGTTGGCCCGGCGCTCATCCCGGCAGACGCCGTCGACCCTTCCAAACTGCGCATCCGCACGTGGCATAACGGTCAGCTGGTCCAGGACGACACCACCGAGGACCTCCTCTTCCCCTTCGCGCAGCTCGTCGCGGACCTCTCCCAGCTGCTGACGCTCGAGGAGGGCGACATCATCCTCACCGGCACCCCCGCCGGAGCTTCCGTGGCTGTCCCGGGGGACGTCGTCGAAATTGAGGTCACCGGAGGTGATTTCAGCACCGGCCGCCTCACCACCAAGGTGACGGAAGGTACGACGCCGTTCGCGGACTTTGGTGCCGGCCCCAAGACCGATGACACGCAGCGGGAAGAGGCCTACGGTTCCCGCGAAGCCGCCGGGCTGGCACCCGCGGAGCCGGCGGCTGCCGCGAGTGTGCTGACGCCGGAGTTAAAGGCGAAGCTCGAATCGGTGGCCACCGCTACCCTGTCGTCGCAGCTTCGCAAGCGCGGGTTGAACAACGTCAGCATCGACGGCTTGCAGGCCACCCGCCCGGACCGCAAGGTGGTGGGTTTGGCCCGGACGCTGCGCTATGTACCCAACCGTGAGGACCTTTTCAAGACCCACGGCGGTGGCTTCAACGCCCAGAAACGCGCGATCGATTCGGTGAATGAAGGCGAAATCCTGGTCATGGAAGCCCGCGGAGAAAAGGGCACCGGAACAGTGGGGGACATCCTCGCACTGCGGGCCCAGGTCCGTGGAGCCGCGGCGATCATTACCGACGGCGGTGTCCGCGACTACTCTGCCGTGGCGGACCTGGACATGCCGACATACTTCGCGAACCCGCACCCGGCCGTGCTCGGACGCCGGCACATCCCGTGGGACACCGACATCACCATTGCCTGCGGCGGCGCCACTGTGCAGCCGGGCGACATCATCGTTGCCGATTCCGACGGGATCCTGGTCATTCCCCCGGCCATCGCCGAGGAACTCGTGGACGACTGCATCGCCCAGGAAAAGGAAGAAGTCTTCATCTTTGAGATGGTCAAGCAAGGCAACAGCGTGGATGGTCTTTACCCCATGAACAAGGAGTGGCAGGCCCGCTACGCCGAATGGCTGTCCCTGCAAGCCACGGAAGGAGCCCACGGTGACTGA
- a CDS encoding GntR family transcriptional regulator: MTETAVGSKSQQAYEAVKARIVEGAYTPGYRLVLAKIAEDLGFSVVPVREAIRRLEAEGLVKFERNVGATVSGIDPTEYLYTMQTLSIVEGAATALSAPLIDPATIARARAVNAEMRECLEHFDPVRFTALNQDFHSVLFEHCPNPHILDLVHRGWNRLASLRSSTFRFVPGRAQESVREHEALLQLIESGADADTIEKAARQHRAATLDAYLAHAVSS; this comes from the coding sequence GTGACTGAAACCGCCGTCGGGAGCAAATCCCAGCAAGCGTATGAGGCCGTGAAGGCCCGGATCGTCGAGGGCGCCTACACCCCCGGCTACCGGCTGGTGCTGGCCAAGATCGCCGAAGACCTGGGCTTCAGCGTGGTCCCTGTCCGCGAAGCCATCCGCCGGCTGGAGGCCGAAGGCCTGGTGAAGTTCGAACGGAACGTCGGCGCGACGGTCTCCGGGATCGACCCCACCGAGTACCTGTACACGATGCAGACCCTGAGCATCGTGGAAGGTGCGGCCACCGCGTTGTCCGCACCGCTGATTGATCCGGCCACGATCGCCCGCGCCCGTGCAGTGAATGCCGAGATGCGCGAGTGCCTGGAACACTTTGACCCCGTCCGCTTCACCGCCCTGAACCAGGACTTCCATTCCGTCCTGTTCGAGCACTGCCCCAACCCGCACATTCTTGACCTGGTCCACCGCGGCTGGAACCGGCTGGCGTCCCTGCGCTCATCCACGTTCCGGTTCGTGCCCGGCCGGGCCCAGGAATCGGTGCGTGAACACGAGGCCCTGCTCCAACTCATCGAGTCCGGAGCAGACGCCGACACCATCGAGAAAGCTGCCCGCCAACACCGCGCCGCCACCCTCGACGCCTACCTCGCCCACGCCGTATCCAGTTAG